One part of the Anaeromyxobacter sp. Fw109-5 genome encodes these proteins:
- a CDS encoding patatin-like phospholipase family protein: MGHTGLVLTGGGARAAYQVGALRALADVLGPGPMPFDIIAGISAGAINSLVVATGAEDFIRVTQRLRATWESLAPDRVFRTGTLRLATIGGRWIRDLSAGGLIGKSGINYLLDPAPLRRLLESEVPVGRMRRHLRSGRLRGVAVSATNYHTGAGVTFYEGAADIQPWLRSTRLGIRSRITLDHVMASAAIPVFFPPIRIDGTFYGDGCVRMNHPMSPAIHLGAERILAVSVRYLRPPGDTLRKQAKEKDDTLPLSEIAGVLLNAVFLDSLDADLERLERINKTLALIPRERLNSGDVEMRQVPALVLRPSQDLGKLAADEYERFPAMLRYLLKGVGASGHAGEDLLSYLAFEPIYLKRVMDLGYADTLARRDEIEEFFLGAPQPQRERARG; encoded by the coding sequence GTGGGCCACACGGGCCTCGTGCTGACGGGCGGAGGCGCCCGTGCCGCGTACCAGGTCGGGGCACTCCGCGCCCTGGCCGACGTGCTCGGCCCGGGCCCGATGCCGTTCGACATCATCGCGGGGATCAGCGCGGGGGCGATCAACTCGCTCGTCGTCGCGACCGGGGCCGAGGACTTCATCCGTGTCACGCAGCGGCTCCGTGCCACATGGGAGTCGCTCGCGCCCGATCGGGTGTTCCGGACGGGCACCCTGCGGCTGGCGACGATCGGAGGACGGTGGATCCGCGACCTCTCCGCGGGCGGCCTCATCGGCAAGTCCGGCATCAACTACCTGCTCGACCCGGCGCCCCTGCGGCGGCTCCTGGAGAGCGAGGTGCCGGTCGGCCGGATGCGGCGGCACCTCCGCTCCGGGCGGCTCCGCGGCGTCGCCGTCTCCGCCACGAATTACCACACGGGCGCCGGGGTCACCTTCTACGAGGGCGCCGCGGACATCCAGCCGTGGCTCCGCTCGACGCGTCTCGGCATCCGCTCGCGCATCACGCTCGACCACGTGATGGCGTCCGCGGCGATCCCGGTCTTCTTCCCGCCCATCCGCATCGACGGCACCTTCTACGGCGACGGCTGCGTGCGGATGAACCACCCCATGAGCCCCGCGATCCACCTCGGGGCGGAGCGGATCCTGGCGGTGAGCGTTCGCTACCTGCGCCCTCCCGGCGACACGCTCCGGAAGCAGGCGAAGGAGAAGGACGACACCCTGCCGCTCTCCGAGATCGCCGGGGTGCTGCTCAACGCCGTGTTCCTCGACTCGCTCGACGCGGACCTGGAGCGGCTGGAGCGGATCAACAAGACCCTCGCGCTCATCCCGCGGGAGAGGCTGAACTCGGGCGACGTCGAGATGCGGCAGGTGCCCGCGCTCGTCCTGCGCCCGTCCCAGGACCTCGGCAAGCTCGCCGCCGACGAGTACGAGCGGTTCCCCGCGATGCTCCGCTATCTCCTGAAGGGCGTCGGCGCGAGCGGCCACGCCGGCGAGGACCTGCTCTCGTACCTCGCCTTCGAGCCGATCTACCTGAAGCGCGTGATGGACCTCGGCTACGCCGACACGCTCGCGCGCCGCGACGAGATCGAGGAGTTCTTCCTCGGCGCGCCGCAGCCGCAGCGCGAGCGGGCGCGGGGGTAG
- a CDS encoding ACT domain-containing protein, translating into MPRAKQISAWVEDRPGTLGKLADALGEKGVTIRAFMAASMDGRGFVRLVVDRPGAAKRVLTAHGWETTVDEVVEVTVPDKPGAVGKVADRLGEAGINVQYAYVGSAGSARTMNLYLAVPDVKAALKALR; encoded by the coding sequence ATGCCCAGGGCGAAGCAGATCTCGGCGTGGGTGGAGGATCGGCCAGGAACCCTCGGGAAGCTCGCGGACGCGCTCGGGGAGAAGGGCGTCACGATCCGGGCGTTCATGGCGGCGTCGATGGACGGGCGCGGCTTCGTCCGGCTCGTGGTGGACCGTCCGGGCGCGGCGAAGCGGGTGCTCACGGCTCACGGCTGGGAGACCACCGTGGACGAGGTGGTCGAGGTGACGGTCCCCGACAAGCCCGGCGCGGTGGGCAAGGTGGCCGATCGCCTCGGGGAGGCCGGCATCAACGTCCAGTACGCCTACGTAGGGTCGGCCGGCAGCGCGCGGACGATGAACCTCTACCTGGCCGTCCCGGACGTGAAGGCCGCGCTGAAGGCGCTGCGATGA
- a CDS encoding D-cysteine desulfhydrase family protein, with protein sequence MAPLSVNRVPRVALACLPTPLERSPRLGRELGLELLYKRDDLTGLELSGNKARKLEYLLAEAEETQADTLVTCGGVQSNHCRATAFAAAKRGLSAVVLLRVTDPSRPPPLEANALLDRLAGAQIRWVSHDEYRRRGELMRSAADELRAAGRRPYVIPEGGSSELGSLGYVAAVAELRAQLPDAWRSGPVTIAYAAGSGGTGAGIELGVRATGWEGARPLGFAVCNDAHYFRETIARICADAHRRWPELPAVPAEEISLDDGSIGPGYALATDDGLALIRRAARLDGVLLDPVYTGKAMLGLARRASEPGGLPSSRVVFLHTGGAFGLFPFAQRLAGP encoded by the coding sequence ATGGCCCCGCTCTCCGTGAACCGCGTTCCACGCGTCGCGCTCGCCTGCCTGCCGACGCCGCTCGAGCGATCGCCCCGCCTCGGCCGCGAGCTCGGCCTCGAGCTCCTGTACAAGCGGGACGACCTCACCGGCCTCGAGCTGTCCGGCAACAAGGCGCGCAAGCTCGAGTACCTGCTGGCGGAAGCGGAGGAGACGCAGGCCGACACGCTCGTCACCTGTGGTGGCGTGCAGTCGAACCACTGCCGCGCGACCGCGTTCGCGGCGGCGAAGCGCGGCCTCTCGGCGGTGGTGCTGCTGCGGGTGACGGATCCCTCGCGGCCGCCGCCGCTCGAGGCGAACGCCCTCCTCGATCGGCTCGCGGGCGCGCAGATCCGCTGGGTGTCCCACGACGAGTACCGCCGGCGCGGCGAGCTCATGCGGTCGGCCGCCGACGAGCTGCGCGCGGCCGGCCGGCGCCCCTACGTCATCCCGGAGGGAGGGTCGAGCGAGCTCGGTAGCCTGGGGTACGTGGCCGCCGTGGCCGAGCTCCGCGCGCAGCTGCCGGACGCCTGGCGCAGCGGACCCGTGACCATCGCCTACGCGGCCGGGTCGGGCGGGACGGGCGCGGGGATCGAGCTCGGGGTCCGCGCCACCGGGTGGGAAGGGGCGCGGCCGCTCGGATTCGCGGTCTGCAACGACGCGCACTACTTCCGGGAGACGATCGCCCGGATCTGCGCGGACGCCCACCGGCGCTGGCCCGAGCTCCCCGCCGTGCCGGCGGAGGAGATCTCCCTGGACGACGGCTCGATCGGTCCGGGGTATGCGCTCGCGACCGACGACGGCCTCGCGCTCATCCGCCGCGCCGCGCGGCTCGACGGCGTGCTCCTGGATCCGGTCTATACCGGCAAGGCGATGCTGGGCCTCGCGCGCCGCGCGTCCGAGCCGGGCGGGCTGCCCTCGTCCCGCGTCGTCTTCCTGCACACCGGCGGCGCCTTCGGCCTGTTCCCCTTCGCGCAGCGGCTCGCCGGTCCGTGA
- a CDS encoding methyl-accepting chemotaxis protein: MRLSMRLKIAGLVGVATGLTATLNTIVFHLLHEDAPAGELARGLGAAFLIGAVAAGVAYLVARRLTQPLERLRDAAVAIAAGDLTRHIDVDATAETADLAASFGAMIEGLQATIGELRGAALTLDGRSGDILGSVTRQAAMAAQQAAAINETSTTASEIAQTSKQATQHADSVIEMTRRSDDLSQEGLQTVEEAVRSSASLGEQVNAIAATMTGLSERTLQIGEIIASVKDLAEQSNLLALNASIEASKAGEHGRGFAVVAMEMRNLAEQSRQAAVQIRGILQEIQRSARDAAAATDEGAKRAAAAMGLARSAGEAIEGLAMVIRESAVAARQIANNTRQQTIGVDQMVAAISELSQAINESAEGTRSIEKGTAALSEISRQLSAAVQRYRV, from the coding sequence GTGCGCCTTTCCATGCGGCTCAAGATCGCGGGGCTGGTCGGAGTCGCGACCGGCCTGACCGCGACGCTCAACACCATCGTGTTCCACCTGCTCCACGAGGACGCACCGGCCGGGGAGCTGGCGCGCGGCCTCGGCGCCGCCTTCCTCATCGGCGCCGTGGCCGCGGGCGTCGCCTACCTCGTGGCGCGCCGGCTCACGCAGCCGCTCGAGCGGCTCCGCGACGCCGCCGTGGCGATCGCCGCGGGCGACCTGACCCGCCACATCGACGTGGACGCCACCGCCGAGACCGCCGATCTCGCCGCGAGCTTCGGCGCCATGATCGAGGGGCTCCAGGCGACCATCGGCGAGCTGCGCGGGGCGGCGCTCACGCTGGACGGGCGCTCGGGGGACATCCTCGGCTCCGTCACGCGACAGGCCGCCATGGCGGCGCAGCAGGCCGCCGCGATCAACGAGACGTCCACGACCGCCTCCGAGATCGCGCAGACCTCGAAGCAGGCGACGCAGCACGCCGACTCCGTCATCGAGATGACGCGCCGCTCGGACGACCTCTCTCAGGAGGGGCTCCAGACGGTGGAGGAGGCGGTGAGGTCGAGCGCCAGCCTCGGCGAGCAGGTCAACGCGATCGCGGCCACCATGACCGGCCTCAGCGAGCGCACGCTCCAGATCGGCGAGATCATCGCGTCGGTGAAGGACCTCGCGGAGCAGTCGAACCTGCTCGCGCTGAACGCGTCGATCGAGGCCTCGAAGGCGGGCGAGCACGGGCGCGGCTTCGCGGTCGTCGCGATGGAGATGCGCAACCTCGCCGAGCAGTCGCGGCAGGCCGCGGTGCAGATCCGCGGCATCCTCCAGGAGATCCAGCGGAGCGCCCGGGACGCCGCCGCCGCCACCGACGAGGGCGCAAAGCGCGCCGCCGCGGCCATGGGGCTCGCGCGCAGCGCGGGCGAGGCCATCGAGGGGCTCGCGATGGTCATCCGGGAGTCGGCCGTGGCGGCCCGGCAGATCGCCAACAACACCCGCCAGCAGACGATCGGCGTGGATCAGATGGTCGCCGCGATCTCGGAGCTCTCCCAGGCCATCAACGAGAGCGCCGAGGGCACGCGCTCCATCGAGAAGGGCACCGCCGCGCTCTCGGAGATCTCCAGGCAGCTCTCCGCGGCCGTGCAGCGCTACCGCGTGTAG
- a CDS encoding DTW domain-containing protein, giving the protein MPAHPARCPRCRFPPEFCLCPAIPRLAAPFRLVVVRHASERERMSNTARWAALALEGAEILEHALPGVPLDETLLRAPGAVVLFPSPRAEDAAVPASTPPVLVVPDGTWTQARRMMQRLPALQRLPRLSLPGPPAGLRLRRPPRPEGMSTLEAVAGALAAFGAGAAAERLLGLHDEGVERVLRLKGMWDDESAAAVARRRALAAP; this is encoded by the coding sequence GTGCCCGCCCACCCCGCGCGCTGCCCGCGCTGCCGCTTCCCGCCCGAGTTCTGCCTCTGCCCCGCCATCCCCCGGCTCGCGGCGCCCTTCCGGCTCGTGGTGGTGCGCCACGCGAGCGAGCGCGAGCGCATGTCGAACACGGCGCGCTGGGCCGCCCTGGCGCTGGAGGGGGCGGAGATCCTCGAGCACGCGCTGCCCGGCGTCCCGCTCGACGAGACGCTGCTGCGGGCGCCCGGCGCGGTGGTGCTCTTCCCCTCCCCGCGCGCCGAGGACGCGGCGGTCCCCGCGTCGACGCCCCCTGTCCTCGTCGTCCCGGACGGCACGTGGACCCAGGCGCGTCGCATGATGCAGCGCCTCCCCGCGCTCCAGCGGCTCCCGCGCCTGTCGCTCCCGGGCCCGCCCGCCGGGCTGAGGCTCCGCCGCCCGCCGCGGCCCGAGGGCATGTCCACCCTCGAGGCCGTCGCCGGCGCCCTCGCGGCGTTCGGCGCGGGCGCCGCGGCGGAGCGCCTGCTCGGGCTGCACGACGAGGGCGTGGAGCGCGTGCTGCGCCTCAAGGGGATGTGGGACGACGAGTCGGCCGCGGCCGTGGCCCGGCGCCGGGCGCTCGCGGCGCCCTAG
- the tgt gene encoding tRNA guanosine(34) transglycosylase Tgt produces MPFAYHPGPKDGATRARRGAITTPRGRIETPAFMPVGTRASVTGMTPDDLHALGAEIILGNTYHLLLRPGPGLVREMGGLHRFMRWPGPILTDSGGFQIFSLSHDRVVSEEGARFRSYVDCSRQLLSPERSIEVQTALGSDVMMVLDVCLPSTAEPAAIREAMDRTHRWALRSLAARTDPEQALFAIVQGGLVPGLRADSARFLTQHAFDGFAIGGLAVGDTRTERFDVVGRTAELLPEDRPRYLMGVGTPPDLLEAIGHGVDMFDCVLPTTMAWQGTAFTSTGRVRLTRGEHRASQAPLDSRCGCATCRTYTRGYLHHLVKCKEPLGPRLLSIHNLHHYLELMREARAAIEAGTYGAFARAKLGELDRHEHDASRRPPGRRASSTSTATPTLAGSLEAGHPEPFDSAASGRYAQDGLRDAASAAARSRRASTATSTATLTPTPIPTSTDTPTDPPARPRFEIVTTSLGAAAVRDGEAGEVMHPVIGPDVESERLYVAQSRLRERLAPPGPRLVLLDVGLGAAANALAALRAAEALPAAGRALEIVSFERELGALALAVSAEGAARLSLDPASLAAARALLAHGRHESPRVLWRLVQGDLLETLPREQVRADVVFWDPFSPRANPALWTWAAFAAARARCGDAATLYTYSTATATRAALLLAGFFVGQGDPSGPKEQTTAAATDPALLARPLDARWLARLSRSSAPFPDDAPPDALDRIRKHPQFR; encoded by the coding sequence ATGCCGTTCGCCTACCACCCTGGCCCGAAGGACGGCGCGACGCGCGCTCGCCGCGGCGCCATCACCACGCCGCGCGGTCGCATCGAGACGCCCGCCTTCATGCCGGTCGGCACGCGCGCGAGCGTGACCGGGATGACTCCGGACGACCTGCACGCCCTCGGCGCCGAGATCATCCTCGGCAACACCTACCACCTGCTGCTCCGCCCCGGCCCCGGGCTCGTGCGCGAGATGGGCGGGCTGCACCGGTTCATGCGCTGGCCCGGCCCGATCCTCACGGATTCGGGCGGATTCCAGATCTTCTCGCTCTCCCACGATCGCGTCGTCTCGGAGGAGGGCGCCCGCTTCCGCAGCTACGTGGACTGCAGCCGGCAGCTCCTCTCGCCCGAGCGCTCCATCGAGGTCCAGACCGCGCTCGGCTCGGACGTCATGATGGTGCTCGACGTCTGCCTCCCGTCCACCGCCGAGCCGGCGGCGATCCGCGAGGCGATGGACCGGACGCACCGCTGGGCCCTGCGCAGCCTCGCCGCGCGGACCGACCCCGAGCAGGCCCTGTTCGCCATCGTGCAGGGCGGCCTCGTGCCCGGGCTGCGCGCGGACTCGGCCCGCTTCCTCACCCAGCACGCCTTCGACGGCTTCGCCATCGGCGGGCTCGCGGTGGGCGACACGCGCACCGAGCGGTTCGACGTGGTGGGCCGCACCGCGGAGCTGCTCCCGGAGGACCGGCCGCGCTACCTCATGGGCGTGGGGACGCCGCCCGACCTCCTCGAGGCCATCGGTCACGGCGTGGACATGTTCGACTGCGTGCTGCCGACCACCATGGCCTGGCAGGGCACCGCCTTCACGTCCACGGGACGCGTGCGCCTCACCCGCGGCGAGCACCGCGCCAGCCAGGCGCCGCTCGACTCCCGCTGCGGCTGCGCGACGTGCCGGACCTACACGCGCGGCTATCTCCACCACCTCGTGAAGTGCAAGGAGCCCCTCGGGCCGCGGCTCCTGTCGATCCACAACCTGCACCACTACCTCGAGCTCATGCGCGAGGCCCGCGCCGCCATCGAGGCCGGGACGTACGGGGCGTTCGCGCGCGCGAAGCTCGGGGAGCTCGACCGGCACGAGCACGACGCCTCGCGACGGCCACCGGGGAGGAGGGCGAGCTCGACGTCGACCGCGACCCCGACCCTCGCCGGATCTCTCGAGGCCGGCCACCCTGAGCCCTTCGACTCCGCGGCCTCCGGCCGCTACGCTCAGGACGGGCTGCGCGACGCGGCTTCAGCCGCGGCGCGAAGTCGAAGGGCCTCGACCGCGACCTCGACCGCGACTCTGACCCCCACCCCGATCCCGACCTCGACCGACACCCCAACCGATCCCCCCGCCCGCCCCCGCTTCGAGATCGTCACCACCTCCCTCGGCGCGGCGGCCGTGCGCGACGGGGAAGCGGGCGAGGTGATGCACCCCGTCATCGGCCCGGACGTGGAGTCGGAGCGGCTCTACGTGGCGCAGTCGCGCCTGCGCGAGCGGCTCGCCCCCCCGGGACCGCGCCTGGTGCTCCTCGACGTCGGGCTCGGCGCCGCCGCGAACGCGCTCGCGGCCCTGCGCGCGGCGGAGGCGCTGCCCGCCGCGGGCCGCGCGCTGGAGATCGTCAGCTTCGAGCGGGAGCTCGGCGCGCTCGCGCTGGCGGTGTCGGCCGAGGGCGCGGCGCGGCTCTCGCTCGACCCGGCCTCGCTCGCGGCCGCTCGCGCGCTCCTCGCGCACGGCCGTCACGAGTCGCCCCGCGTCCTCTGGCGGCTCGTCCAGGGGGACCTGCTCGAGACGCTGCCCCGCGAGCAGGTGCGCGCGGACGTCGTGTTCTGGGATCCCTTCTCGCCGAGGGCGAACCCCGCCCTCTGGACGTGGGCCGCCTTCGCCGCCGCGCGCGCCCGCTGCGGCGACGCCGCCACCCTGTACACGTACAGCACGGCGACGGCGACCCGCGCCGCGCTCCTCCTCGCCGGCTTCTTCGTGGGCCAGGGAGATCCCAGCGGTCCGAAGGAGCAGACGACCGCCGCCGCCACGGACCCGGCCCTCCTCGCGCGTCCGCTGGACGCCCGCTGGCTCGCGCGGCTCTCGCGATCGAGCGCGCCGTTCCCGGACGACGCGCCGCCAGATGCCCTGGACCGCATCCGGAAGCACCCGCAGTTCCGATGA
- a CDS encoding YheT family hydrolase produces MTVFASLARVYPRPAARRERWELPDGDFVDVDRHAPPAPDGARGERPVLVVCHGLEGSSRAPYVRGLVALALARGLDALALNFRGCSGEPNRLARFYHSGDTGDLHEVVTRLAAERPGRPIVLAGFSLGGNVVVKYVGERGDALAPEVRGAVGVSVPFDLQRSARALDAPGFWNRVYRERFLRRLREKALAKARRFPGAFDVARVRRARSFAEYDAAVTAPLHGFASAEDYWTRSSSGLYLAGVRRPLLAIAAMDDPMVPGDALPVAEARANSLVTLEATPSGGHVAFVAGSPFWPDFWAERRAVAFVAAVAAGG; encoded by the coding sequence ATGACGGTCTTCGCGAGCCTCGCCCGCGTGTACCCGCGCCCGGCCGCGCGCCGCGAGCGCTGGGAGCTCCCCGACGGCGACTTCGTGGACGTGGATCGCCACGCGCCGCCCGCGCCGGACGGCGCGCGGGGAGAGCGGCCGGTGCTCGTCGTGTGCCACGGCCTGGAGGGCTCCTCCCGCGCGCCCTACGTCCGCGGCCTCGTCGCCCTCGCGCTGGCCCGCGGCCTCGACGCGCTCGCGCTCAACTTCCGCGGCTGCTCCGGGGAGCCGAACCGGCTGGCGCGCTTCTACCACTCGGGCGACACCGGCGATCTCCACGAGGTCGTGACCCGCCTCGCCGCGGAGCGGCCCGGCCGGCCCATCGTCCTCGCCGGGTTCTCGCTCGGCGGGAACGTGGTCGTGAAGTACGTCGGGGAGCGTGGCGACGCGCTCGCCCCGGAGGTCCGCGGCGCCGTCGGCGTGTCGGTCCCCTTCGACCTGCAGCGCTCGGCCCGGGCGCTCGACGCGCCCGGGTTCTGGAACCGCGTCTACCGCGAGCGCTTCCTGCGACGGCTGCGGGAGAAGGCCCTCGCGAAGGCCCGCCGCTTCCCCGGCGCGTTCGACGTCGCGCGCGTCCGCCGCGCGCGCTCGTTCGCGGAGTACGACGCCGCCGTCACCGCCCCGCTGCACGGCTTCGCCTCGGCGGAGGACTACTGGACGCGCTCGTCGTCCGGCCTCTACCTCGCGGGAGTGCGCCGCCCGCTCCTCGCCATCGCGGCGATGGACGATCCCATGGTCCCCGGCGACGCGCTCCCCGTCGCCGAGGCGCGGGCGAACTCGCTCGTCACCCTCGAGGCGACGCCCTCGGGAGGCCACGTGGCGTTCGTGGCCGGCTCGCCCTTCTGGCCGGACTTCTGGGCCGAGCGGCGCGCGGTGGCGTTCGTCGCCGCCGTCGCGGCCGGCGGCTGA
- a CDS encoding acyltransferase family protein, translating into MPSLRAVPGAGTPAPRSRIGALDAARALGVLAMVFGHTLDALLSTEIRATAAVDLYWKARGFTAPLFLMVSGWAVSVAISRGRLRGLDIPRGRLGRVLLLLAIGYTLRWPGWGLDRLAAGDAEVWAHLLSFDALHTIAVALLVASLVLALPWSRREQAGAFGALVVLCVALGMLAPAPLPASVAELPRSGPALALTQALGGTSPFPVFPWAAYFFLGGLVGLVAGAGGGRSALAMALAGAVLVAATFGTGVGEMPMGHPLLFTFRSGVVLLVLAALSAVPAVAAAKLAPVGRASLGVYAIHVPIVYGWSTHVGLINRIGPQLGIGRALLVATAVLAVSFALHVVFQLARRHAVAAARAAWGQLAAVRGAGGVEPEGQ; encoded by the coding sequence GTGCCCTCGCTGCGCGCCGTCCCCGGCGCCGGTACGCCCGCACCGCGCTCCCGCATCGGAGCCCTGGACGCCGCGCGCGCGCTCGGCGTGCTCGCGATGGTGTTCGGCCACACGCTCGACGCCCTGCTCTCCACCGAGATCCGCGCCACCGCGGCGGTCGACCTCTACTGGAAAGCGCGCGGCTTCACCGCGCCGCTGTTCCTCATGGTGTCCGGCTGGGCCGTCAGCGTGGCCATCTCGCGCGGAAGGCTCCGCGGGCTCGACATCCCGCGCGGCAGGCTGGGGCGGGTCCTCCTGCTCCTCGCCATCGGGTACACCCTCCGCTGGCCGGGGTGGGGCCTCGACCGGCTCGCCGCCGGGGACGCGGAGGTGTGGGCGCACCTCCTCTCGTTCGACGCGTTGCACACCATCGCCGTCGCGCTGCTCGTCGCCTCGCTCGTGCTGGCGCTGCCCTGGAGCCGTCGCGAGCAGGCCGGGGCCTTCGGCGCCCTCGTGGTCCTGTGCGTGGCGCTCGGCATGCTCGCGCCCGCGCCGCTCCCGGCGTCGGTCGCCGAGCTGCCGCGATCCGGTCCGGCGCTCGCCCTCACGCAGGCGCTGGGCGGCACCTCGCCGTTCCCGGTGTTCCCCTGGGCGGCCTACTTCTTCCTCGGCGGGCTGGTCGGCCTCGTGGCGGGCGCCGGCGGAGGGCGGAGCGCCCTCGCCATGGCGCTCGCCGGCGCCGTCCTGGTGGCGGCGACCTTCGGGACCGGCGTCGGCGAGATGCCGATGGGACACCCGCTCCTGTTCACCTTCCGCAGCGGCGTCGTGCTGCTCGTCCTGGCGGCGCTGTCCGCGGTGCCCGCCGTCGCCGCGGCCAAGCTCGCGCCCGTCGGGCGGGCGTCGCTGGGCGTCTACGCCATCCACGTGCCGATCGTCTACGGCTGGTCCACGCACGTCGGGCTCATCAACCGCATCGGGCCCCAGCTCGGGATCGGCCGGGCGCTCCTCGTCGCGACCGCGGTGCTCGCGGTGAGCTTCGCGCTCCACGTGGTCTTCCAGCTCGCGCGGCGGCACGCGGTCGCGGCCGCCCGCGCGGCGTGGGGCCAGCTCGCCGCCGTTCGAGGCGCGGGCGGCGTGGAGCCCGAGGGGCAGTAG
- a CDS encoding cytochrome c, translating to MKRIVVALAVLFAATAASAEAAAPAEIFAKRCAACHGKEGKGDTPMAQKLGAKDISALKASEAEIAEVIANGKGKMTSFKGKMTDEEIKSVAKFVKGGLK from the coding sequence ATGAAGCGCATCGTCGTCGCCCTCGCCGTCCTCTTCGCCGCAACCGCCGCGTCCGCGGAGGCCGCGGCGCCCGCTGAGATCTTCGCGAAGCGCTGCGCCGCCTGCCACGGCAAGGAAGGGAAGGGCGACACGCCCATGGCCCAGAAGCTCGGCGCGAAGGACATCAGCGCGCTGAAGGCGAGCGAGGCCGAGATCGCCGAGGTGATCGCCAACGGCAAGGGCAAGATGACCTCCTTCAAGGGCAAGATGACCGACGAGGAGATCAAGTCGGTCGCCAAGTTCGTGAAGGGTGGCCTGAAGTAG
- the dsrP gene encoding sulfate reduction electron transfer complex DsrMKJOP subunit DsrP, with protein MSGVVEFVKGCARLVLTGGRAYKAWMAALLALVAIGATAYAHQMRAGLIATNMRDQVSWAFYIGNFTFLVGVAAAAVLLVIPAYVYQWKPIKEVAVLGELLAISALTMCLLFILVDMGRPDRFLHIVPLLGTPNWPRSLLAWDALVLNAYLLLNLALVLYLLVKTYRGERYDKRIFLPLVLLSIPVAISTHTVTAFLYNGMAARPYWNASILAPRFIASAFCSGPAVMIILFQILRRTNRFPIKDEAIWKIAELMSYAMFLNLFLLGAELFKEYYSATEHLLYTQYFWQGLGGHRALVPYAWISLTCSVAAFVLFLIPRTRRNYVTLNLGCLLIWAGVYIEKGMGLIIPGFTPDTLGEIYEYTPTATEWAIAAGVFGIGFLVFTVLVKIAVPILVGTFRAPERMAAPGSSTAGLPAH; from the coding sequence ATGAGCGGAGTCGTCGAGTTCGTGAAGGGCTGCGCGCGCCTCGTCCTCACCGGGGGACGCGCCTACAAGGCGTGGATGGCCGCGCTCCTCGCGCTCGTCGCGATCGGCGCGACGGCGTACGCCCACCAGATGCGCGCGGGCCTCATCGCCACGAACATGCGCGATCAGGTCTCGTGGGCCTTCTACATCGGGAACTTCACCTTCCTGGTGGGCGTCGCGGCGGCGGCGGTGCTGCTCGTCATCCCCGCCTACGTGTACCAGTGGAAGCCCATCAAGGAGGTGGCGGTGCTGGGCGAGCTCCTCGCCATCAGCGCCCTCACCATGTGCCTCCTGTTCATCCTCGTGGACATGGGGCGACCGGACCGGTTCCTCCACATCGTGCCGCTGCTCGGCACGCCCAACTGGCCGCGCTCGCTGCTCGCCTGGGACGCGCTCGTCCTCAACGCCTACCTGCTCCTGAACCTCGCGCTCGTCCTCTACCTGCTCGTGAAGACCTATCGCGGCGAGCGCTACGACAAGCGGATCTTCCTCCCGCTCGTGCTGCTCTCCATCCCGGTGGCCATCTCGACCCACACGGTGACGGCGTTCCTCTACAACGGCATGGCGGCGCGCCCGTACTGGAACGCCTCCATCCTCGCGCCGCGCTTCATCGCCTCCGCGTTCTGCTCGGGCCCGGCGGTGATGATCATCCTGTTCCAGATCCTGCGCCGCACGAACCGGTTCCCGATCAAGGACGAGGCGATCTGGAAGATCGCGGAGCTCATGAGCTACGCGATGTTCCTCAACCTGTTCCTCCTCGGCGCCGAGCTGTTCAAGGAGTACTACTCGGCCACCGAGCACCTCCTGTACACGCAGTACTTCTGGCAGGGGCTGGGGGGCCACCGGGCGCTGGTGCCGTACGCGTGGATCTCGCTGACGTGCAGCGTCGCCGCGTTCGTGCTGTTCCTCATCCCGCGCACGCGCAGGAACTACGTCACGCTGAACCTCGGCTGCCTCCTCATCTGGGCGGGCGTCTACATCGAGAAGGGGATGGGCCTCATCATTCCGGGCTTCACCCCCGACACCCTGGGCGAGATCTACGAGTACACGCCGACGGCGACGGAATGGGCCATCGCCGCGGGCGTCTTCGGGATCGGCTTCCTGGTGTTCACGGTGCTCGTGAAGATCGCGGTGCCGATCCTCGTCGGAACCTTCCGAGCCCCGGAGCGGATGGCCGCGCCGGGCTCGAGCACCGCCGGGCTGCCGGCGCACTGA